One Bradyrhizobium manausense DNA segment encodes these proteins:
- a CDS encoding SMP-30/gluconolactonase/LRE family protein translates to MNEASSHPQERPGWRPATYYPDPAIHALDPRFEKYWLKLSAVERLATGLRWAEGPVWFGDGRYLLCSDIPNQRIIKWEEETGAVSNFRKPSNFANGNTRDRQGRLVTCEHGGRRVTRTEHDGEITVLMDQFNGKRLNSPNDVVVKSDGSIWFTDPTFGLLGNYEGYKAEPEIDMNVYRLDPETRKATVVAEGVLGPNGLAFSPDEKILYVIESRGVPTRKILAYDVSPSGDKLSNKRVFVDAGPGTPDGFRVDIDGNLWCGWGMGDPELDGVVVFAPDGVMIGRIALPERCANLCFGGVKRNRLFMAASQSIYALYVNTQGAVGG, encoded by the coding sequence ATGAATGAGGCATCGTCCCACCCCCAGGAGCGGCCAGGCTGGCGGCCGGCGACCTATTACCCCGATCCGGCTATTCACGCCCTTGATCCCCGCTTCGAAAAATACTGGTTGAAACTCTCGGCGGTGGAGCGGCTGGCGACCGGCCTGCGCTGGGCCGAGGGGCCGGTGTGGTTCGGCGACGGGCGCTATCTCTTGTGCAGCGACATCCCGAACCAGCGCATCATCAAATGGGAGGAAGAGACCGGCGCGGTCTCGAACTTCCGGAAACCCTCCAATTTCGCCAACGGCAACACCAGGGATCGCCAGGGCCGGCTGGTCACCTGCGAGCACGGCGGCCGTCGCGTCACCCGCACCGAACATGACGGCGAGATCACCGTGCTGATGGATCAATTCAACGGCAAGCGGTTGAACTCGCCGAACGATGTCGTTGTCAAATCGGACGGCTCGATCTGGTTCACCGATCCGACCTTCGGCCTGCTCGGCAATTACGAGGGCTACAAGGCGGAGCCCGAGATCGACATGAACGTCTACAGGCTCGACCCGGAGACGCGCAAAGCCACCGTCGTCGCCGAGGGTGTGCTCGGGCCGAACGGGCTCGCCTTCTCGCCGGACGAGAAAATCCTCTACGTCATCGAATCCCGCGGCGTGCCCACCCGCAAAATTCTCGCTTATGACGTCTCGCCTTCCGGTGACAAGCTTTCGAACAAGCGCGTCTTCGTCGATGCCGGTCCCGGCACGCCCGACGGTTTCCGCGTCGACATCGACGGCAATCTCTGGTGCGGCTGGGGCATGGGCGATCCCGAGCTCGACGGCGTCGTGGTGTTCGCACCCGACGGCGTCATGATCGGGCGTATCGCATTGCCCGAGCGCTGCGCCAATCTCTGCTTCGGGGGCGTCAAGCGTAACCGCCTGTTCATGGCGGCGAGCCAGTCGATCTACGCGCTGTATGTGAATACGCAGGGCGCGGTGGGGGGATAG
- a CDS encoding Lrp/AsnC family transcriptional regulator → MPELDAIDRKILSYLQTDSRLTMQELADRVGLSVSPCHRRVKLLEERGVISRYIATVDQKALGLHVSVFISIKLARQKEEDLNRFARAISKWDEVLECYLMTGNRDYLLRVVAADLASYETFLKTKLTRLDGIASIESSFALSQVKYSIALPV, encoded by the coding sequence ATGCCCGAGCTCGACGCCATCGACCGCAAAATCCTCAGCTACCTCCAGACCGACAGCCGCCTGACCATGCAGGAGCTCGCCGACAGGGTCGGGCTCTCGGTGTCGCCCTGCCACCGCCGGGTCAAGCTCCTGGAGGAGCGCGGCGTCATCTCGCGCTATATCGCGACCGTGGACCAGAAGGCACTTGGGCTGCATGTCAGCGTCTTCATCTCGATCAAGCTGGCGCGGCAGAAGGAGGAGGACCTCAATCGCTTCGCGCGCGCGATCTCGAAATGGGACGAGGTGCTGGAGTGCTACCTGATGACCGGCAACCGAGACTATCTCCTGCGCGTCGTCGCGGCCGACCTCGCCTCCTACGAGACCTTCCTCAAGACCAAGCTGACCCGGCTCGACGGTATCGCCTCGATCGAGTCGAGCTTTGCGCTCAGCCAGGTCAAATATTCGATCGCGCTGCCGGTGTGA
- a CDS encoding aldehyde dehydrogenase family protein produces MVNRMQFYIDGAWVDPAVKKSTPVVNPATEEAMYDVALGSKADVDKAVAAAKRAFATFSQTSRDERVALLTKVIEVYKGRLKEIGAAVSDEMGAPLPMAEKLQAGAGLGHLMTTLDVLKNYHFEEPVGTAMVLREPVGVVGMITPWNWPLNQIACKVAPALAAGCTMILKPSEFTPTSALIFAEILHEAGVPKGVFNLVNGLGPEVGAAMSEHPDIDMISFTGSTRAGIDVAKRAAPTVKRVSQELGGKSPNVILEGADLAKAVTGGVMHMFNNSGQSCNAPSRMIVPAAKMKEVAAIAKAVADKTKAGDPRAEGTTIGPVVNRGQWDKIQGLIKKGIDEGATLVAGGPGLPEGVNKGFYVRPTIFADVTPDMTIAREEIFGPVLTIIGAKDEAEAVHIANDTPYGLAGYVTGASVEDAKRVGRQIRAGNVNLQGVPNDRTAPFGGYKQSGNGREWGKYGLEDFLEVKAVAGFNAA; encoded by the coding sequence ATGGTCAATCGCATGCAATTCTACATCGACGGCGCCTGGGTCGATCCGGCCGTCAAGAAATCCACTCCGGTCGTCAATCCGGCGACGGAAGAGGCGATGTACGACGTTGCGCTGGGCTCCAAGGCCGACGTGGACAAGGCGGTTGCCGCCGCCAAGCGCGCCTTCGCGACGTTCTCCCAGACCAGCCGTGACGAGCGCGTCGCGCTGCTCACGAAAGTGATCGAGGTCTACAAGGGCCGTCTCAAGGAGATCGGTGCCGCCGTCTCCGACGAGATGGGCGCGCCGCTGCCGATGGCCGAGAAGCTCCAGGCCGGCGCCGGCCTCGGCCATCTCATGACCACGCTCGACGTGCTCAAGAACTATCATTTCGAGGAGCCCGTCGGTACCGCGATGGTGCTGCGCGAGCCGGTCGGTGTGGTCGGCATGATCACGCCCTGGAACTGGCCGCTCAACCAGATCGCCTGCAAGGTCGCGCCCGCGCTTGCCGCCGGCTGCACGATGATCCTGAAGCCGTCGGAGTTCACCCCGACCTCGGCTTTGATCTTCGCGGAAATCCTCCATGAAGCCGGCGTGCCGAAGGGCGTGTTCAATCTCGTCAACGGCCTCGGCCCCGAGGTCGGCGCCGCCATGAGCGAGCATCCCGACATCGACATGATCTCCTTCACCGGCTCGACCCGCGCCGGCATCGATGTCGCCAAGCGCGCGGCACCGACCGTGAAGCGCGTCAGCCAGGAACTCGGCGGCAAGTCGCCGAACGTCATCCTCGAAGGCGCTGACCTCGCGAAGGCGGTGACCGGCGGCGTGATGCACATGTTCAACAACTCCGGCCAGTCCTGCAACGCGCCCTCGCGCATGATCGTGCCGGCCGCGAAGATGAAGGAAGTCGCCGCGATCGCGAAGGCCGTTGCCGACAAGACCAAGGCTGGCGATCCCCGTGCCGAAGGCACCACCATCGGTCCGGTCGTCAACCGTGGCCAGTGGGACAAGATCCAGGGCCTGATCAAGAAGGGCATCGACGAGGGCGCAACGCTCGTCGCCGGCGGCCCGGGCCTTCCCGAAGGCGTCAACAAGGGCTTCTACGTCCGCCCGACCATCTTCGCCGACGTCACCCCCGACATGACGATCGCGCGCGAAGAAATCTTCGGACCGGTGCTGACCATCATCGGCGCCAAGGACGAAGCCGAGGCCGTGCACATCGCCAACGACACACCCTACGGCCTCGCCGGCTACGTCACCGGCGCGTCGGTCGAGGACGCCAAGCGCGTCGGTCGCCAGATCCGCGCCGGCAACGTCAACCTCCAGGGCGTGCCGAATGACCGCACTGCGCCGTTCGGCGGCTACAAGCAGTCGGGCAACGGCCGCGAGTGGGGCAAGTACGGCCTCGAGGACTTCCTCGAAGTGAAGGCCGTCGCCGGCTTCAACGCGGCGTAA
- a CDS encoding GlsB/YeaQ/YmgE family stress response membrane protein: MGILWTIIIGFIVGLVAKFIMPGDKAEPKGFILTTVLGIIGAFVATWLGQAVGWYRFGEGAGFIGSVVGAIILLFVYGLVLGRQGRA; encoded by the coding sequence ATGGGTATCCTTTGGACGATCATCATCGGATTTATCGTTGGACTGGTCGCCAAGTTCATCATGCCCGGCGACAAGGCCGAGCCCAAAGGCTTCATTTTGACGACGGTTCTGGGAATTATCGGCGCGTTCGTTGCGACCTGGCTCGGCCAGGCCGTCGGATGGTATCGGTTCGGCGAAGGCGCGGGCTTCATCGGCAGTGTTGTCGGCGCGATCATCCTTCTGTTTGTGTACGGGCTTGTCCTCGGTCGCCAGGGGCGCGCTTGA
- the ppk2 gene encoding polyphosphate kinase 2 has translation MTASDRTSQTARRERIIQEMADDLDEELEMEMDDSRLDELLDETDALGPTVDRRLYFRELLRLQGELVKLQDWVQSEKKKVVVLFEGRDSAGKGGVIKRITQRLNPRICRIAALPAPSERERTQWYFQRYVSHLPAGGEMVLFDRSWYNRAGIERVMGFCTDEQYQEFFKTVPEFERMLIRSGIILVKYWFSITDDEQQFRFTMRIKDPLKQWKLSPMDVEARSRWESYTKAKETMLEHTHLPDSPWWIVDAVDKKRARLNCISHLLTQIPYQDVTHVPVVLPARVRNPDYHRGPIPPEMYVPSKY, from the coding sequence ATGACTGCATCCGACCGCACCTCCCAGACCGCCAGGCGCGAGCGCATCATCCAGGAGATGGCCGACGACCTCGACGAGGAGCTGGAGATGGAGATGGATGACAGCAGGCTCGACGAGCTCCTGGACGAGACCGACGCCCTCGGCCCAACTGTCGACCGCAGGCTCTATTTCAGGGAGCTGCTTCGCCTCCAGGGCGAGCTGGTGAAGTTGCAGGACTGGGTGCAGAGCGAGAAGAAGAAGGTCGTGGTGCTGTTCGAGGGCCGCGACTCCGCCGGCAAGGGCGGCGTCATCAAGCGCATCACGCAGCGTCTCAATCCCCGCATCTGCCGCATCGCAGCGCTCCCCGCGCCGAGCGAGCGGGAGCGCACCCAATGGTACTTTCAGCGCTACGTGTCGCACCTGCCGGCCGGCGGCGAAATGGTGCTGTTCGACCGCAGCTGGTACAACCGCGCTGGCATCGAGCGCGTGATGGGCTTCTGCACCGACGAGCAGTACCAGGAATTCTTCAAGACCGTTCCCGAGTTCGAGCGGATGCTGATCCGCTCCGGCATCATCCTCGTCAAATACTGGTTCTCCATCACCGACGACGAGCAGCAATTCCGCTTCACCATGCGCATCAAGGATCCGCTCAAGCAGTGGAAGCTGAGCCCGATGGACGTCGAGGCGCGTAGCCGCTGGGAATCCTACACCAAGGCCAAGGAGACCATGCTGGAGCACACGCATCTGCCGGATTCACCGTGGTGGATCGTCGATGCCGTCGACAAGAAGCGCGCCCGCCTCAACTGCATCTCGCATCTGTTGACCCAGATCCCCTACCAGGACGTGACGCATGTGCCGGTGGTGCTACCGGCACGTGTACGCAATCCCGACTATCACCGCGGCCCGATCCCGCCGGAGATGTACGTGCCCTCGAAGTACTGA
- a CDS encoding potassium channel family protein, translated as MMVHRNNTKGHGLSEAIAGPFEILKGRTRQLYEGDTFGCIKFRYALLLLDIVTVLFIIATSFLPRNVAVETLDVVFGVLILADFAARMIISRQPLHDLARLSTWTDIVVIISFLAPLAGEAGGFLRAFRTLRLLRDYRMLARLRIDSAFFRRNEEVVFAVANLGVFIFVMTGVVYETQKSHNHQIANYADALYFTVTALTTTGFGDITLPGTVGRLITVVIMIFGVTLFLNLAKALLAPSKVRFPCPVCALQRHDVDAVHCKACGTILNIPDEGMD; from the coding sequence ATGATGGTTCATCGCAACAACACAAAGGGACACGGGCTGTCCGAGGCCATCGCCGGTCCGTTCGAGATCCTGAAGGGCAGGACCCGGCAACTCTACGAAGGCGACACGTTCGGCTGCATCAAATTCCGATACGCTCTGCTTCTGCTCGATATCGTCACGGTGCTGTTCATCATCGCAACGTCATTCCTGCCGCGCAACGTGGCTGTCGAGACACTCGATGTCGTGTTCGGCGTGTTGATCCTCGCGGATTTCGCTGCACGGATGATCATCAGCCGTCAGCCGCTGCATGACCTCGCGCGGCTCTCGACCTGGACCGACATCGTCGTCATCATTTCGTTCCTGGCGCCGCTCGCGGGAGAAGCCGGTGGCTTTCTGCGTGCCTTTCGAACGTTGCGACTGCTGCGCGACTACAGAATGCTGGCGCGCTTGCGGATCGACAGCGCCTTCTTTCGACGGAATGAAGAGGTCGTCTTTGCCGTCGCGAATCTCGGCGTGTTCATCTTCGTGATGACGGGCGTCGTCTATGAGACGCAGAAGTCCCACAACCACCAGATCGCCAACTATGCCGACGCGCTCTACTTCACGGTCACCGCACTGACCACGACCGGTTTCGGCGACATCACTTTGCCCGGCACCGTCGGGCGCCTGATCACCGTCGTCATCATGATCTTTGGCGTGACACTGTTCCTGAATCTGGCCAAGGCTCTCCTCGCGCCCTCCAAGGTGCGCTTCCCATGCCCGGTGTGCGCCCTACAGCGCCATGATGTCGACGCGGTGCATTGCAAGGCCTGCGGGACCATCTTGAACATTCCCGACGAAGGCATGGACTAG
- a CDS encoding transglutaminase family protein, protein MAIIGEITHTTTYRYAKPVTFGTHRAMFLPRRGASTRLLRWSAHTNLASKVHWVTDSRSNAVTVMDFTEPGSELTFTFRVRGLYFGIKGLESFPLESRAEIVPVQYTPDEWTDLSGYLRPHTDDLDGTHATWTKSFVAGDQDQTADVLRRMLAQFRSEFKYRSRDTEGTQSPGETLRTKSGTCRDFAWLMIETLRRLGFAARFVSGYLYDATLDGGAVGMTGSGSTHAWVQVFLPGAGWLDYDPTNSLNAGFDLIPVAIARHPGQAVPLAGSWFGDSGDYVGMSINVAVRKVGEMLDPSEG, encoded by the coding sequence ATGGCGATCATTGGCGAGATCACCCACACGACGACCTACCGCTATGCAAAGCCGGTGACGTTCGGCACGCACCGGGCGATGTTTCTTCCGCGGCGCGGCGCCTCGACCCGGCTGCTACGCTGGTCCGCTCATACCAACCTGGCATCCAAGGTGCATTGGGTCACCGACTCCCGCTCCAATGCCGTCACGGTGATGGACTTCACCGAGCCCGGCAGCGAGCTGACATTCACGTTCAGGGTTCGCGGTCTGTATTTCGGCATCAAGGGCCTGGAGTCCTTTCCGCTGGAGTCCCGAGCTGAGATCGTCCCCGTGCAGTACACACCGGACGAGTGGACTGACCTTTCCGGCTACCTGCGTCCGCATACCGACGACCTCGACGGGACTCATGCAACATGGACCAAGAGCTTTGTTGCGGGCGATCAGGACCAGACCGCCGACGTGCTGCGCCGAATGCTGGCGCAGTTTCGCAGCGAGTTCAAATATCGCAGCAGGGATACGGAAGGCACGCAGTCGCCGGGCGAAACGCTGCGAACCAAATCGGGGACCTGTCGGGACTTCGCCTGGTTGATGATCGAGACGCTGCGCCGGCTCGGCTTCGCGGCCCGGTTCGTAAGCGGCTATCTCTACGACGCCACGCTTGATGGCGGCGCGGTGGGCATGACGGGCTCTGGCTCGACTCACGCATGGGTGCAGGTGTTCCTCCCCGGCGCCGGCTGGCTCGACTATGATCCGACCAACAGTCTCAACGCCGGTTTCGATCTCATCCCGGTGGCCATCGCGCGACATCCGGGCCAGGCCGTGCCGCTGGCCGGCTCATGGTTCGGCGATTCCGGCGACTATGTCGGCATGTCGATCAATGTCGCCGTTCGCAAGGTCGGCGAAATGCTCGATCCTTCGGAGGGATAG
- a CDS encoding LysR family transcriptional regulator: MLHAVTNSWILIVSVSFKTLDLNLLKVFDAVMEERSVLRASQKVALSQSAVSHSLARLREMLEDELFVRTAAGMQPTARALTMAPQVREALRALEAAVELPTFAPATSTKQFTLAANDFTTMVLASPLLKIFRREAPHIDLAIKPVTRIDLAEQIDLGRIDVAIGVFSLPPSRFRTSLLFEYDDVLIVSRKRKLGRLDKAMLARLPLVVVSFGGEQEGAIGGFISERGLARRSEMYDRDALERALGESDRPPRMAVSLPHFLAVPGLLQDSELAAIVPRPLAKVLEQNYPIATHELPYSANPLEVRLLWHERVEGDPSHEWLHEVLRRAAENLRRGL, translated from the coding sequence TTGCTGCATGCCGTCACCAACAGCTGGATCCTCATCGTGTCGGTTTCATTCAAGACCCTGGACCTGAACCTGCTCAAGGTGTTCGACGCCGTGATGGAGGAACGGAGCGTATTGCGCGCCAGCCAGAAGGTCGCGCTCAGCCAGTCCGCCGTGAGCCACTCGCTCGCCCGGCTTCGGGAGATGCTGGAAGACGAACTGTTCGTGCGCACCGCCGCAGGTATGCAACCGACGGCGCGTGCCCTGACGATGGCTCCTCAAGTTCGCGAAGCGCTGCGCGCGCTCGAGGCTGCCGTCGAACTGCCGACCTTTGCGCCTGCGACTTCGACCAAGCAGTTCACGCTGGCCGCCAACGACTTCACCACCATGGTGCTGGCCTCGCCGTTGCTGAAGATCTTCCGGCGCGAGGCGCCCCACATCGACCTGGCCATCAAGCCAGTCACCCGGATCGACCTTGCGGAGCAGATCGACCTCGGCCGCATTGACGTGGCGATCGGCGTCTTCTCGCTGCCGCCGAGCCGTTTCCGCACGTCGCTGCTGTTCGAATATGACGACGTGCTGATCGTCAGCAGGAAGCGCAAGCTGGGCAGGCTGGACAAGGCGATGCTGGCGCGGCTGCCGCTGGTGGTCGTCTCCTTCGGTGGAGAACAGGAGGGGGCGATCGGCGGCTTCATTTCGGAGCGGGGCCTGGCGCGACGCTCGGAAATGTACGACCGCGATGCGCTGGAACGGGCGCTCGGCGAGAGCGACCGGCCGCCGAGGATGGCGGTGTCATTGCCGCATTTTCTGGCCGTCCCCGGGCTGCTTCAGGATTCCGAACTTGCGGCCATCGTCCCGCGTCCGCTCGCGAAAGTACTGGAACAAAACTATCCGATTGCGACGCACGAGCTTCCTTACTCCGCGAATCCGCTGGAGGTGCGGCTGCTATGGCACGAGCGCGTCGAGGGCGATCCTTCGCACGAATGGCTCCATGAGGTCCTCAGGCGCGCTGCCGAGAACCTCCGGCGCGGTCTATAG
- a CDS encoding transketolase has translation MPVDSARLDTLTALARKALWLSSWTIHHANHIRSNTDGLKVGGHQASSASLATIMSALYFHVLRPEDRVAVKPHASPVFHAIQYLFGRQSREKLENFRGFKGAQSYPSRTKDVDDVDFSTGSVGLGVAQTLFASLVQDYVKAHGWMKDRREGRMIALVGDAEMDEGNIFEALAEGWKHGLRNTWWVVDYNRQSLDAVVREGLWEKFETVFRNFGWDVVIVKYGRLMREAFAEAGGEALKTWIDNCPNALYAALCFQGGGAFRKHLHDEIGDQGPITKLIDKRSDEELLALMSNLGGHDMASMVEAFESVDHDRPVCFIAYTIKGVGLPFQGHKDNHAGLMTVAQMEKYRESQSIRPGHEWDKYEGLTQGAAELDAFLARVPFNKDGRRLTAPVVEVPQQLAFKPSPQMSTQQGFGLVLNEIARGDSELAKRIVTTSPDVTVSTNLGPWVNRRGLFARGEKADLFRSEKIPSTFNWDFSPKGQHLELGIAEMNLFIMLSALGLSHQINGARLLPVGTLYDPFIERGLDALNYACYQDARFMVAATPSGITLAPEGGAHQSIATPLIGMAQDGLASFEPAFVDELAVIMGWGFEHMQRDPGEGGSVYLRLSTRSIEQAQRIMTPELQQGITDGAYWLRKPGPNAELVIAYTGAVAPEAIEATGFIGENRRDIGLLAITSADRLHAGWTAARKLRRDRRGVQHLSHIEKLLAPLMRDCGIVTVIDGHPSALGWLGSVRGNRVEALGVEQFGQTGTIADLYRHYGIDANAIIDAAESLTTGAPIVHRKMAV, from the coding sequence ATGCCCGTTGATTCCGCCCGTCTCGACACGCTGACCGCGCTGGCTCGCAAGGCGCTGTGGCTGTCGTCATGGACCATCCACCACGCCAACCACATCAGGTCGAACACGGACGGACTGAAGGTCGGGGGCCATCAGGCCTCTTCGGCCTCGCTCGCGACCATCATGTCGGCGCTGTATTTCCACGTGCTCCGCCCGGAAGATCGCGTCGCGGTGAAGCCGCATGCGAGTCCGGTGTTCCATGCCATCCAGTATCTGTTCGGCCGGCAGAGCCGCGAGAAGCTGGAAAATTTCCGCGGCTTCAAGGGCGCGCAGTCCTATCCCTCGCGCACCAAGGACGTCGACGACGTCGATTTCTCGACCGGCTCGGTCGGGCTCGGCGTCGCGCAGACGCTGTTCGCCTCGCTGGTGCAGGATTACGTCAAGGCGCATGGCTGGATGAAGGATCGCCGCGAAGGGCGGATGATCGCGCTGGTCGGCGATGCCGAGATGGACGAGGGCAACATCTTCGAAGCGCTCGCCGAAGGCTGGAAGCACGGACTGCGCAACACCTGGTGGGTGGTCGACTATAACAGGCAGTCGCTCGACGCCGTCGTGCGCGAAGGGCTCTGGGAAAAATTCGAGACCGTGTTCCGCAATTTCGGCTGGGACGTGGTGATCGTGAAATACGGCCGGCTGATGCGTGAGGCCTTTGCGGAAGCAGGCGGCGAGGCGCTGAAGACCTGGATCGACAATTGTCCGAACGCACTTTACGCGGCGCTGTGCTTCCAGGGCGGCGGCGCCTTCCGCAAGCATCTGCATGACGAGATCGGCGACCAGGGCCCGATCACGAAGCTGATCGACAAGCGCAGCGACGAGGAACTGCTGGCGCTGATGTCTAACCTCGGCGGCCACGACATGGCGAGCATGGTCGAGGCGTTCGAGTCCGTCGATCACGATCGCCCGGTCTGCTTCATCGCCTACACCATCAAGGGCGTCGGCCTGCCGTTCCAGGGCCACAAGGACAACCACGCCGGCCTGATGACCGTCGCGCAGATGGAGAAATATCGCGAGAGCCAGAGCATCCGACCGGGCCACGAATGGGACAAATACGAGGGACTCACGCAAGGCGCCGCCGAGCTCGACGCCTTCCTCGCGCGCGTGCCGTTCAACAAGGATGGCCGAAGGCTGACTGCGCCGGTCGTCGAGGTGCCTCAGCAACTCGCCTTCAAGCCGTCTCCGCAGATGTCGACGCAACAGGGCTTTGGCCTCGTGCTGAACGAGATCGCGCGCGGCGACAGCGAGCTCGCAAAGCGCATTGTCACGACCTCGCCCGACGTCACTGTCTCGACCAATCTCGGTCCGTGGGTGAACCGCCGCGGCCTGTTCGCGCGCGGTGAGAAGGCGGATTTATTCCGCAGTGAGAAGATTCCATCCACGTTCAACTGGGACTTCTCGCCGAAGGGCCAGCATCTCGAGCTCGGCATCGCCGAGATGAACCTGTTCATCATGCTCTCGGCGCTCGGCCTGTCGCACCAGATCAACGGCGCGCGGTTGTTGCCGGTCGGCACGCTCTACGATCCCTTCATCGAGCGCGGCCTCGATGCGCTGAACTACGCCTGCTACCAGGATGCGCGTTTCATGGTGGCGGCGACGCCGTCCGGCATCACACTCGCGCCCGAAGGCGGCGCGCATCAGTCGATCGCAACGCCGCTGATCGGCATGGCGCAGGACGGACTTGCCTCGTTCGAGCCGGCTTTCGTCGACGAGCTGGCCGTGATCATGGGTTGGGGCTTCGAGCACATGCAGCGCGATCCGGGCGAGGGCGGCTCGGTTTACTTGCGCCTCTCGACGCGTAGCATCGAGCAGGCGCAACGCATCATGACTCCTGAACTGCAGCAGGGCATCACCGACGGCGCCTATTGGCTGCGCAAGCCCGGCCCCAATGCCGAACTCGTGATCGCCTATACCGGCGCGGTCGCGCCGGAGGCGATCGAGGCGACCGGCTTCATCGGCGAGAACAGGCGCGACATCGGCCTGCTCGCGATCACCTCGGCCGACCGTCTCCATGCGGGCTGGACCGCCGCGCGAAAATTGCGGCGCGACCGGCGTGGCGTGCAGCATCTCAGCCACATCGAAAAACTGCTGGCGCCGTTGATGCGCGACTGCGGCATCGTGACCGTGATCGACGGTCATCCGTCCGCGCTCGGTTGGCTGGGCAGCGTGCGGGGCAACCGCGTCGAGGCGCTCGGCGTCGAGCAGTTCGGCCAGACCGGCACCATCGCCGACCTGTATCGCCACTACGGCATCGACGCCAATGCGATCATCGATGCGGCGGAAAGCCTCACCACCGGCGCGCCAATCGTCCATCGCAAGATGGCGGTGTAA
- a CDS encoding NAD-dependent epimerase/dehydratase family protein — protein sequence MSRILMTGASGGIGTRLRKLLPSIYPDLLLSDIRPPADLGPNEQFKAADLSDLAQCEAICEGVDGILHFGGYSVEGPWDDILQANIIGGYNLFEAAYRKGVKRVVFASSNHAVGFYPRHRRIDTDVTARPDGRYGVSKVFGEALGALYADKHGLKVTCLRIGNFGDVPLDLRRISIWLKPEDLVQLCQIGLEHPDIHFEVFYGVSLNERAWWDNHRAYEFGYRPTGRSEDHVAHAMAEQAKLKPDPVGDHYQGGAFCSNEFDGDESRIIDWNKR from the coding sequence ATGTCGCGCATCTTGATGACGGGAGCTTCGGGCGGGATCGGAACGCGCCTGCGGAAATTGCTGCCGTCGATCTATCCGGACCTCCTGCTCAGCGACATCCGCCCGCCAGCCGATCTCGGGCCCAACGAGCAGTTCAAGGCGGCCGATCTGTCCGATCTGGCGCAATGCGAAGCGATCTGCGAGGGCGTCGACGGCATCCTCCATTTCGGCGGCTATTCAGTCGAGGGGCCCTGGGACGACATTCTCCAGGCCAACATCATCGGCGGCTATAATCTGTTCGAGGCGGCGTACCGCAAGGGCGTCAAGCGCGTCGTGTTCGCGTCCTCGAACCACGCCGTCGGCTTCTATCCTCGCCACCGCAGGATCGACACCGACGTCACCGCGCGCCCGGACGGCCGTTACGGCGTCAGCAAGGTGTTCGGCGAAGCACTCGGCGCGCTCTACGCCGACAAGCACGGCTTGAAAGTGACTTGCTTGCGCATCGGCAATTTCGGCGACGTGCCGCTGGACCTTCGCCGGATCTCGATCTGGCTGAAGCCGGAAGATCTGGTGCAGCTTTGCCAGATCGGGCTCGAGCACCCCGACATCCATTTCGAGGTGTTCTATGGCGTCTCGCTGAACGAGCGCGCCTGGTGGGACAACCACCGCGCCTACGAATTCGGTTATCGGCCCACCGGCCGCTCCGAGGATCACGTGGCGCATGCGATGGCCGAGCAGGCCAAGCTGAAGCCCGATCCGGTCGGCGACCACTACCAGGGCGGCGCGTTCTGCAGCAACGAGTTCGACGGCGATGAGAGCCGGATCATCGATTGGAATAAGCGGTAG